From a single Helicovermis profundi genomic region:
- a CDS encoding AraC family transcriptional regulator: protein MRKDLLDEKLKNINFDYIHPSYNLEKKLVNEIKLGLLNEAKNTLDMINSIERAIIAKNTLRSAKNSIIISCALFTRGVIQAGIEPEEAFNFSDIFIRKIESFNVRYDLLKFEYTMIDEFIELINNKNISKYSRDISKLIKYINSNITRQIKLEELSFLSSKSPEYLSKLFKNEVGINIVDYINHQKIESSKMFLEFTNMRITDISAIFDFCNPGYFSLVFKKIIGISPKEYRKSI from the coding sequence ATGAGAAAAGATTTATTAGACGAAAAACTAAAAAATATAAATTTTGACTATATTCATCCGTCTTATAATCTAGAAAAAAAATTAGTTAATGAAATCAAACTTGGACTTTTAAATGAAGCAAAAAATACTCTTGATATGATTAATTCAATAGAAAGAGCTATCATTGCAAAAAATACACTGCGCTCTGCTAAAAATTCAATAATTATTTCCTGTGCGCTTTTTACTAGAGGGGTTATACAGGCAGGTATAGAACCTGAAGAAGCATTTAATTTTAGTGATATATTTATAAGAAAAATTGAATCATTTAACGTACGTTATGATTTACTCAAATTCGAGTATACAATGATAGATGAGTTTATAGAACTAATAAATAATAAAAATATATCTAAATATTCAAGAGATATTTCTAAATTAATTAAATATATAAATAGTAATATTACAAGGCAAATAAAATTAGAAGAATTAAGCTTCCTCTCATCAAAATCACCTGAATATTTATCTAAATTGTTTAAAAATGAAGTTGGAATAAATATTGTTGATTATATAAACCATCAAAAAATAGAATCTTCTAAAATGTTTTTAGAATTTACAAATATGAGAATAACTGATATATCTGCTATTTTTGATTTTTGTAATCCTGGTTATTTTTCTTTAGTTTTTAAAAAAATTATAGGTATATCTCCTAAAGAATATAGAAAAAGTATATGA
- a CDS encoding glycoside hydrolase family 65 protein: MQVKNNLDNNSLMVNESLLSTSNGYFGVRGNFEEGYRNDYDTIRGTYINGFYETTDITYGEGAFGYPNTSQKIVNVIDGQTIKIYIDGELFNLFDGKVIDFKRKLDIEKGYSLRYIEWISKKGHHLKITIKRLASFTTLELFIIDYEVESVNYSGEIQIESTLNADVKNYSNKSDQRVASGHTKLLHVDKIDKNHGIATISSKTKISNLTIASSMNHNLNMEYTVKENSIIGMVKKNIKASEKISLIKYISFTDSIRHDDCFKESKNVVNVAMKNGEKYYFKDQEEYLNEFWKYSKINIDGEIEEEKAINYNIYQLLSSIGKVKNTNISAKGLSGEGYEGHYFWDTEIYMVPFFTLTNPQLAKRLLKFRYETLESAKIEAEKLGHKKGVKIPWRTISGSECSAYFLSGSAQYHINADVAYSYIQYYLATNDTEFLKEFGLEVLYKTALLWLDVGYFNNEGKFSIDAVTGPDEYTVMVNNNYYTNSLAKYHLKWVCKLSSILEKENISDWNRLKSKIAINENELTNMKNASEKMILLYSDELKINLQDDAFLKRKEWDLENTSEENYPLLLHYHPLYIYRYKVSKQADTILAHFLLDNETDIIMKNSYSYYEKITTHDSSLSPCIFSIMASRIKKIDKAYHYYKMTSKLDIENIKGNTKDGLHIANAGGVYMTIVYGFSGLRIKENGIHLSPIKPKEWTSYTFRINYKNSLVKVTISDKINIETEKEISLIIDKTKYLISGKRSLNYNNF, translated from the coding sequence ATGCAAGTAAAAAATAATTTAGATAATAATTCATTGATGGTAAATGAAAGTTTATTATCTACTTCTAATGGATATTTTGGAGTAAGAGGAAATTTTGAAGAAGGCTATAGAAATGATTATGACACTATAAGAGGAACTTATATTAATGGGTTTTATGAAACAACTGATATTACTTACGGAGAAGGTGCATTTGGATATCCAAATACTTCACAAAAAATAGTTAATGTAATTGATGGGCAAACCATAAAGATATATATTGATGGAGAATTATTTAATTTATTTGATGGCAAGGTAATTGATTTTAAAAGAAAATTAGATATTGAAAAAGGATATTCTTTAAGATATATTGAGTGGATTTCTAAAAAAGGACATCATCTTAAAATTACTATTAAAAGACTTGCATCATTTACTACACTTGAACTTTTTATAATTGATTATGAGGTTGAATCGGTAAATTATAGTGGAGAAATTCAAATAGAATCAACTTTAAATGCAGATGTTAAAAATTATTCAAATAAGAGTGATCAAAGGGTAGCATCAGGCCATACAAAGCTTTTACATGTAGATAAGATTGATAAAAACCATGGAATTGCAACTATATCTTCTAAAACAAAGATATCAAATTTAACAATAGCTTCTTCTATGAATCATAATTTAAATATGGAATATACAGTAAAAGAAAATTCAATTATAGGAATGGTTAAAAAAAATATTAAAGCTAGTGAAAAAATTTCATTAATTAAGTACATTTCATTTACTGATTCAATTAGACATGATGATTGTTTTAAAGAAAGTAAAAATGTAGTAAATGTCGCAATGAAAAATGGTGAAAAATACTATTTCAAAGATCAAGAAGAATATTTAAATGAATTCTGGAAGTATTCTAAAATAAATATCGATGGAGAAATTGAAGAAGAAAAAGCAATTAACTATAATATTTATCAGTTGCTTTCATCAATTGGAAAAGTTAAAAATACAAATATATCAGCTAAGGGACTTAGTGGTGAGGGCTATGAAGGACATTATTTTTGGGATACAGAAATATATATGGTTCCGTTTTTTACTCTAACAAATCCACAACTTGCAAAACGACTACTTAAATTTAGGTATGAAACTTTGGAAAGCGCGAAAATTGAAGCTGAAAAACTTGGTCATAAGAAAGGTGTAAAAATTCCTTGGAGAACCATTTCAGGAAGTGAGTGCTCAGCTTATTTTTTATCGGGAAGTGCCCAGTATCATATAAATGCGGATGTTGCATATTCATATATACAGTACTATTTAGCTACAAACGATACAGAATTTTTAAAAGAATTTGGACTTGAAGTGCTTTATAAAACAGCACTTCTATGGCTTGATGTGGGTTATTTTAATAATGAAGGCAAATTTTCAATTGATGCAGTTACAGGTCCAGATGAATATACTGTTATGGTAAATAATAATTATTATACTAACTCTTTAGCTAAGTATCATCTTAAATGGGTGTGCAAGTTAAGTTCTATTTTAGAAAAAGAAAATATTAGCGATTGGAATAGACTAAAGAGTAAAATTGCTATAAATGAAAATGAACTTACTAATATGAAAAATGCAAGTGAAAAAATGATTTTACTTTATTCAGATGAACTAAAAATAAATCTTCAAGATGATGCTTTTTTAAAAAGAAAAGAATGGGATCTTGAAAATACAAGCGAAGAGAATTATCCACTTTTACTACATTATCATCCACTATATATTTATAGATATAAAGTTTCAAAGCAAGCAGATACAATTCTTGCACATTTTTTATTAGATAATGAAACAGATATAATTATGAAAAATTCATATAGTTATTATGAAAAAATTACTACACATGATTCAAGTCTTTCTCCTTGTATTTTTTCGATAATGGCTTCACGTATAAAAAAGATTGATAAAGCATACCATTATTATAAAATGACTTCAAAATTAGATATAGAAAACATTAAAGGAAATACTAAAGATGGACTTCATATAGCAAATGCTGGTGGAGTTTATATGACAATTGTGTATGGTTTTTCAGGTCTTAGAATAAAAGAGAATGGAATTCATTTAAGTCCAATAAAACCAAAAGAATGGACTTCGTATACATTTAGGATTAACTATAAAAATTCTTTGGTAAAGGTTACCATATCAGATAAAATTAATATTGAAACTGAAAAAGAAATTTCATTAATTATTGATAAGACAAAATATTTAATTAGTGGTAAAAGGTCTCTGAATTACAATAATTTTTAA
- a CDS encoding ABC transporter substrate-binding protein, which produces MKKIVSIVMVLVMIFALAGCSSAPAPADKSADTKTEDKVAPKEESVVIYQNKVEIGEQLSAFAAKYEAQTGVKVTVKTSGGDTPYAENLKAEFQSDRQPDIFVIEGKGGYNTWKSKLTPFSGDKWMDLTDLAFKADGKTYGFPVAVEAWGMAYNADLLAKAGIDPSTLTSQDAYKAAFKKLDGMKKELGIKSVVAMAAGPDMRWVTGLHNFNGYLSAGLPYGDTSVLDKMLKGQPDMERLKEYADWVELLFKYSDKAVLLTGNYDAQVGQFATGKAVFVHQGNWIDPWLMSNGVKFPMGFAPHASVYGEHNAIFIGAPSYYVINNESKNIQAAKDFLNYMATSEEGANYMVKEAKMVPAFKNITLKPDAPLSADVMKWLAKDNGAYTWLQNDMPDGFGMGTIAPIYEAFAKGDITKQEFIDQLADKIRALK; this is translated from the coding sequence ATGAAGAAAATAGTTTCAATTGTAATGGTATTAGTAATGATATTTGCACTTGCAGGATGTTCATCTGCACCAGCACCAGCAGATAAGTCAGCTGATACAAAAACAGAAGACAAAGTAGCTCCAAAAGAAGAATCGGTAGTAATCTATCAGAATAAAGTTGAGATAGGTGAACAACTTTCAGCATTTGCAGCTAAATATGAGGCTCAAACAGGAGTAAAAGTTACAGTAAAAACTTCAGGTGGAGATACTCCATACGCTGAAAACTTAAAGGCAGAATTTCAATCAGATAGACAACCAGATATATTTGTAATAGAAGGAAAAGGTGGATATAACACTTGGAAATCAAAACTTACTCCATTTTCAGGAGATAAGTGGATGGATTTAACAGATCTAGCATTTAAAGCTGACGGAAAAACATATGGATTTCCAGTAGCAGTAGAAGCATGGGGAATGGCCTATAATGCAGATTTACTTGCAAAAGCAGGAATTGATCCAAGTACATTAACATCACAAGATGCATATAAAGCAGCATTTAAAAAATTAGATGGAATGAAAAAAGAACTTGGAATAAAGTCAGTAGTTGCAATGGCAGCAGGCCCAGATATGAGATGGGTAACAGGACTTCACAACTTTAATGGATATTTATCAGCAGGTCTACCTTATGGAGATACAAGTGTTCTTGATAAAATGCTAAAAGGCCAGCCAGATATGGAAAGACTTAAAGAATATGCAGACTGGGTAGAATTATTATTTAAGTATTCAGATAAAGCAGTATTATTAACAGGAAACTATGATGCACAAGTAGGACAATTTGCAACAGGAAAAGCAGTATTTGTACATCAAGGTAACTGGATAGATCCATGGTTAATGTCAAATGGAGTAAAGTTTCCAATGGGATTTGCACCACATGCATCAGTATACGGAGAGCATAATGCAATCTTTATAGGAGCACCATCATACTATGTAATAAATAATGAAAGTAAAAATATTCAAGCAGCAAAAGACTTCTTAAACTATATGGCAACAAGTGAAGAAGGCGCAAACTATATGGTAAAAGAAGCAAAAATGGTACCAGCATTTAAAAATATAACATTAAAACCAGATGCACCACTTTCAGCAGACGTAATGAAATGGCTTGCAAAAGATAATGGAGCATATACATGGTTACAAAATGATATGCCAGATGGATTTGGAATGGGAACTATAGCACCAATATATGAAGCATTTGCAAAAGGGGATATAACAAAGCAAGAATTTATAGATCAACTAGCAGATAAGATAAGAGCACTAAAATAA
- a CDS encoding carbohydrate ABC transporter permease, with the protein MGKKLKSKMFFWLFLAPALLSFIIVVVIPFFMGIYYSLTDWTAIAGIKPNWVGINNYKNMFKDIAFQYSFIRTFVFTLLSVMTINFVALMLAFLVTREIKFKNFYRAGFFVPNLIGGLVLGYVWQFIFKSVIPQIGDVLGIDFLSNLLLLADPTLTLFGLIFAFTWQYAGYIMMIYIAALLNVPQELIEASEVDGANFFQKFWNITFPMIAQAFTITSFLTLVNSFKQFDIIIALTNGGPSDIYKEQIVNSTELLAVHIYNVAFKYNNMAEGQARAIIFFLVLSVVSMAQVYYNKKREVEM; encoded by the coding sequence ATGGGTAAAAAATTAAAGAGTAAAATGTTTTTTTGGCTATTCTTAGCGCCAGCATTATTATCATTTATAATAGTGGTAGTAATACCGTTTTTTATGGGCATATATTATTCACTAACAGATTGGACAGCAATAGCAGGAATAAAGCCAAACTGGGTGGGAATAAATAACTATAAAAATATGTTTAAAGATATAGCATTTCAGTATTCATTTATAAGAACGTTTGTGTTTACTCTTCTAAGCGTAATGACAATAAACTTTGTAGCATTAATGTTAGCTTTTTTAGTAACAAGAGAGATAAAATTTAAGAACTTTTATAGAGCAGGATTTTTCGTACCAAATTTAATTGGAGGCTTGGTTTTAGGATATGTATGGCAGTTTATATTTAAAAGTGTAATCCCACAAATAGGAGATGTACTAGGAATAGACTTTTTAAGTAATCTATTGTTACTAGCTGATCCAACACTAACATTATTTGGACTAATATTTGCATTTACATGGCAGTATGCAGGATATATTATGATGATATATATAGCAGCCTTATTAAATGTACCACAAGAGTTAATAGAAGCAAGTGAAGTAGATGGAGCGAACTTTTTTCAGAAATTTTGGAATATAACATTTCCAATGATAGCACAAGCATTTACAATAACATCATTTTTAACATTAGTAAATTCATTCAAACAATTTGACATTATAATTGCATTAACAAATGGAGGACCATCAGATATATATAAAGAACAAATAGTAAATTCAACAGAATTACTGGCGGTTCACATTTATAATGTAGCTTTTAAATATAATAATATGGCAGAAGGACAGGCAAGAGCAATAATATTTTTCTTAGTATTATCAGTCGTATCAATGGCACAGGTATACTATAACAAAAAAAGAGAGGTGGAAATGTAA
- a CDS encoding carbohydrate ABC transporter permease produces MTLRRKLVTYSLTLVTLILFLITIFPFFIIVINSAKASLEIMTNPITFPKHWGQLLTNIKIIWSKPTIRYSASLFTSVVITFFSLLTISIFSAMAAWVLVRTKSKASTFIFLLFLSGLIIPFQVVMFPLVSLFRIINETTGIPMLRTFHGMILAYIGFGAPLAVFMFHGFIKSIPKELEEAATIDGCNKAQVFFLIVMPILKPIFVTIIILNAIWIWNDFLLPSLVLGVGQDVQTIPLAIRAFAGSFVKKWDLIMTAVLMAAAPIVVGFLIAQKHIIKGMVSGSIK; encoded by the coding sequence ATGACCTTAAGAAGGAAGTTAGTAACGTATTCACTCACACTAGTAACATTAATACTATTTTTAATAACAATATTTCCATTTTTCATAATAGTAATAAATTCAGCAAAAGCATCACTAGAAATAATGACAAATCCAATAACTTTTCCAAAGCACTGGGGACAGTTACTAACAAATATAAAGATAATATGGAGTAAACCAACGATAAGATATTCGGCGAGTTTATTTACATCAGTAGTGATAACGTTTTTTTCACTATTAACAATATCAATATTTTCAGCAATGGCAGCATGGGTATTGGTAAGGACAAAATCAAAAGCATCAACATTTATATTTTTACTATTTTTAAGTGGACTAATAATACCATTTCAAGTAGTAATGTTTCCACTGGTATCACTTTTTAGAATAATAAATGAAACAACAGGAATACCGATGCTAAGGACATTTCATGGAATGATACTTGCTTACATTGGATTTGGAGCACCACTAGCAGTATTTATGTTTCATGGATTTATAAAATCAATACCGAAAGAATTAGAAGAAGCAGCAACCATAGATGGATGCAATAAGGCACAGGTATTTTTCTTAATAGTAATGCCAATATTAAAGCCAATATTTGTGACAATCATAATACTAAATGCAATATGGATCTGGAACGACTTTTTGCTTCCGTCATTAGTACTTGGAGTAGGACAAGATGTACAGACAATACCACTGGCAATAAGAGCATTTGCGGGATCATTTGTTAAAAAGTGGGACCTAATAATGACAGCAGTATTAATGGCGGCAGCACCAATAGTAGTAGGTTTTTTAATAGCACAAAAGCATATAATAAAAGGTATGGTTTCAGGGTCTATTAAGTAA